Sequence from the Amaranthus tricolor cultivar Red isolate AtriRed21 chromosome 16, ASM2621246v1, whole genome shotgun sequence genome:
GGGAACTACTGCGAAGTGGAAAAGGTCATATTTGCAATAGTGATGGCAAGCAGAAAATTGAAGCCatacttccaatcccaccagatcatcgtccggactgatcaacctttgaaaaagattctggaagggaaaaaTAAGTCAAGCCGCGTtacagattgggcaaaccagctagcAGATTTCGGAATCGAGTATGAGCCTCGTACAGCAGTCAAAGCCCAGGCTCTGGCTGACTTCATTGCCGAAAGTACTCTTCCCCATCATCCTGAACCCAATCAagaatggaagttgtatgtagatgggtcctcGACACAATTAGCAAGTGGGGCTGGACTCCTCATTGAATCGTCCGtcggggtccgtatggaaagggcggtaagattCGAGTTCGCGGCGTCCAACAATGAGGCTGAATATGAAGCATTATTTGATGGGGCTGAAAATCTGCTACGAAGCAGGGGGTAAAATATTGTCCGCATTTTCTGACTCCCAACTAATAGTTGGACAAGTAAATGGAGAATTCGAGGCCAAAGATGAAAGCATGAAAATGTACTTACAGCAAGTAAAGGAATTTGTTCAgaaattcgacaaattcacTTTGGTCCATATCCCAAGATCCCAAAATGCACAAGCCGATTCTTTGGCAAAGCTGGCTAGCTCAGCtgaaacatccgcggctcgcGACATCATCTGGGAAGTACTTCCAAACCCCAGTATCAATCTCATGGTCAACACCATTAATAGATCAGAGATGTGGATGGATCCCTACATCAAGTTCTTGCAGAATCAGACGCTTCCCCAAGATGAAAATCAGGCAAGAATGGTCCAGAAAAAGgccagatggttcgaactccacgaaggaacgctctatAAAAAGTCATATACACATCCCCTTCTGAAATGTGtttctcctgaagaaggaaactatatccttcgcgaaatacacgaaggcggATGTGGTATACATCAAGGAGTGCGAACTGTTGTAGGAAAGGTTCTCAGaagcggatattattggccctcactcAGGAATGACGCGGAAACCTTAATCAAAAGATGTCCTGAATGTCAATACCACTCAAAGATTGGAAGGAAGCCATCAAATTACTTGACCGCCATGCAAGCCGTCCTGCCTTTTGACAAATGGGGCATGGATCTCCTCGGCCCCTTCCCACCTGCCAAGGGCCAAAGAAAGTTCATCATTGTGGCTATCGATTACTTCACCAAGTATGTGGAAGTAGAGGCTCTTAGCTCCATCACAGACAAgcaagtctgtcagtttatatggCGGAATATTATCACAAGATACGGCATCCCTCGTGTGATCATAACAGACAATGGAAGGCAATTTGTTAGCAAGAACACCATCGAGTATTGCAACAGGTTCAACATCCAAATCAGGTTCAGTTCTGTATCTCGACCTCAAACTAACGGGCAAGTTGAGTCCGCAAACAAGGAAATTCTCAACggtatcaaaaagaagatagagggggtcaaaggaaattgggatgaagaactaccaggcATCTTATGGGCAAGTCGAACAACCATCAAAGAGGCCACGGGGCATACGCCATTCTCTTTAGTGTGCGGATCCGAAGCCGTACTTCCAGTGGAAATAGGCGTACCCTCTACacgggtcacctactactcacacgccgagaatgaggaaggaaaaagaacaaACCTAGATCTCCTACCCGAAACAAGAGGAAACGCACTGTTGAGATCGATAGCACAGAAGCAGAGAATAATTCGTAGCTTCAACCGTCATGTCAAAACAAGACGTATTCAATTTGGGGACTTTGTACTCCGCAAAGTCGAGGCTAGGGGAAAGATAGTGGGAAAAGGGAAGTTAGGAGCCAACTGGGACGGCCCTTTCAAAGTCACCTGCGAAATCAAACCAGGAACtttcgaactagaagacatgaaaggaaaAAAACTACCTCGCCCATTGAATGGAGACCACTTgaagaaattcttcatttaacaagatttgcaaggggcaatcagtAACTATCAGTCTTATCAGATTCACTCCGCGACATAGTTTCATCCCGCGACGTAGTCGCGTTGTCATTTGTATTCTGCTTTATCAGCCATCATCCCGCGGCATACTCGCATTGTCAATTGTAGCTTTAGTGATTATCAAATTCATCATTTATAACAAATCAGAAGTTTGACAAATcagaagtttcattttcagattatccGGCTCTTACGTTCACAAGTACTCGGCAAAATtctattgcaaatcttattaaaatcggtaatatccataagtcggaccccttgagaaGGGTCCCATAATCAAATTTATTCCAAGTCACCACAAACCGGTGACACCCACAGATCAGACCCAAAGAAAAGGGTCGAAATATCAAAATTATTCAGAGAATCTCGCCCATCTGTAAcatcgaaaagtcggacccctaaACTAGGGTTCAGAAATCAAAATTAATCCAAGTTAAAATAAATGTCCTACTGGTCAGGTCAGCATCAGAaacatccataagtcggaccctctgaATGGGGTCCCAAGACCAAAAATCATTCAAGTATAATTTTCCTCGATGTCGCCTGCACGTGACATCaaaaagtcggacccctagaatGGGGTCCAAGGGttgaaattattctaagtataaTTCTCTTTGGTGTCGCCTGTTCGTGACATTAaaaagtcggacccttagaatGGGGTCCAAGGGctgaaattattctaagtataaTTCTCTTTGGTGTCGCCTGTTCGTGACATTaaaaagtcggacccctagaatGGGGTCCAAGGGCTGAAATTATTCTAAGTGTAATTCTCCTTGGTGTCGCCTTTTCGTGACAtcaacaagtcggacccctagaatGGGGTCCAAGGATTGAAATCATTCTAAGTGTTCTCCAGACGAAAAACATTCCGCGACCTTCCGTCAGGACAAGTCACGACTTAGaaatttaaaaactcaaatgACTTCAAATACTCAAAATAACAAGTATATACATTGTTCTGGGAAACACGAAATAACTACAATATTCAAATTACATTGTTtggaaaatattctaaataattacAAGTTCAGGATTACAAAAATGAAGGTTATACGTCGTCAAGGAAGGCATCCACATCCCCTTCGAGACCTTGACCCGGCGGCGGAGGAGACCCGGCCATCCCCTCTTCAAGACTAGAGGTGAAGCTTACATAATCTTCAATATTAAACGGCTCCACCTTAATCTCGGACAGCTCCTTGGATAAACCCTGGAGGTTTCTACCTTTCTCAATGATCAAGTTCGACAAATCAAGGCATAAACTCTCCAGGCTGGAGAGCGCCATGTTTTCCGGGACATCAGACGCCGAAGGAGAAGAAAGGGTCAAATGGTCTAAGTCGAGGCACAAGGCCTCCTTTTCAGCATCATCATCTATCTTCTCCGACCAGAACCTCTTCTCCTCCGCATCCCAAGTAGGATCGACCAGCACCGCCGACTCCCTCTCCAAGATTGGAGCTAGGTTGGACAACGCTTCGTCCCCCTTTTGATTGACAGTTTTTTGAAGGGTTTCGAAATCCATGCCCAACTCCGTGGCAGCCAGGCGATACTTCTCGTCACTAATCATGGAACCGGCGCCCATCATCTCCGCCGTCAGATCTCCCAGAAAACTTCACGCCTCCGGCTCATCCGAAGTCAGCCAGTCTCGAGCTATCCGGGCTTTCCTTCCCAAGCAAAGTTTATACACTTTAGCCGCGGATAGTACCATCTTGAAATTGGCGGAATCAGCCGCCACCTGCTGCATTAGACGCTGATTTTGATGAACCAGCATGGCATGAATATCCATCAGGCGGCCGATCTCATGGCCGAGGGTCGCCGACTTGCTGGAAGCAGCATCCAAGTTCCCGACGGTCTCCTCCAGCTGCTTTCTCGCCTTTTCCCGCCATTGCTCAGTCTGGACCAAGCGTTCTTTCAGCTCAGAACACTTGGCCAATTTCTCCTTTAAGCCCGGCAAATCCTCCCGCAACTTCAACAGTTCTCCGTTCAGCTCTTCGCAGCGGGAGGTAAGGGAGGCCAAGGTCTCTTGATCCGCGGCACTTTGGCGGCTAACATTGAGCTCAAAAGCCAACCTTACAAAGGCCTGCGAAGAAGCAATTTATAAGATCCAACAGATTGAAATAAAAACCATTTACCGTGGAGGAAAGAACGTTACCTCTGCCGCGGAAGCCTGCGCCCGACGCACTCTATCGCGGAGGGACATGGACTCTAGAAGGTCGACATCCACCTTGCTGACCAGgttggacgtcgccctgttGAAACGAACGATCAGGCCCTTATGCCCCAACTTCGTGAAGGGCGTCTCATGTCGGAAGGGTGGAACTTCCCGACGACGATACACCTCCGCAAATTGTGAATCCGGAGCCGCGGAAGACTCCCCTACTTTCTCCTTGTCCTTGTCAGAAATGGGCACAGAAGCAGCCTGGGGAGAGGACGCTTCTTCTACAGATGGCCTCATCCGGAGAGGTACCGCCGTATGAATGGTGTCTCCGGAGGCCCTCTTGGCCGTGCTCTCCCCGTGGGAAGAAGAgtctctcttcctcttcctctcctTCCCACTCTTTTTCTTCGCATCCCTCGTCTGAGGGATCGCCCTCTCAGACTCATCGGGAATATGAATTCTTTTCCTCTCCTCGAAGAGACGGAGAGCCTCCTGCTGGCTGTGCACATCATCAAGGCCCTTCTCTACAGTGGCCGAATCCTATGAAAAGAGAAATTTAGAAAAAGTCAAGTTAAATAATTAGAAAGTTAAGAGAAGTCGTACCTTAGGCGGAAGAGGGAGAGGCTTTTCCGCGGCCCTTTGATTAGCTCCCTGAGCAAATCGCATgacgctgaatttcttcatcaggTCCGGATTCTTTGCTCTTAAATTTTCCTTGGATACCCCTGAAAAATCAAGAgttagaaataagtaaaatactaTAAAAAGGGAGAAAGGAATCCGACGGCTCTTACTcggatcgatagccaagctaaTGCCGAATGccgagaggaggttctcattctccaactcggGACGACCTGGTATCCAGTTGAGTTGGACGTTCATAGGTTTCCTCCCCAACTGAACGTCCATCTTCGCGTATTCTATGATCACCGCGTCGTCAAAGGAACattgcgggatcccattattgaaacccgaaaggttgggtttgatgtcgaagGATGTCTTGATGTTCCATCCCCTTGAGTTGTACAAATAGGCAAACTTGGTCCTATATCCCTTCTGGTTGTCGgggaggtcgtggactatcttcaaTCCACGACGATGGGTAAAGGTTATCCAACCACAGCCATGTAATTGGGAATTACATAATCGGGCtctaaatatatacctaaaTGCTGTGAGCGtcggtggcacggccaaaactttacaaagaatcaaaaatgccaccatacaaccccaagCGTTGGGGTATAACTCGGGCACAAAAAGGTTCAAAAAATCCAGCACCTCTCGGAAAAAAGGGTGGAGAGAAAATCTAAGTCCTAATTCGAATGAAGGAAAATATACGGCTATACAGTATGGAGGGGGAAATCTAACAGTATCATAATTCCCCGGTGTAATAATGTTGATGTCTTCTTTTAAACCCCACTTCTGAGAAATGGCTTCCCGTCGACTTTCCAAATCCCTTTTGGTTTGTAAATCTATGAAGTAATTAAGGGGCCCGCCGTTTGGAATGTAAAATGGAGGAGGGACCGGCGCCGCGCTTTCCCTTCCTGATGACTCGGTTGATACTTCAacgttttccatatctacatacaataacccatccaggtcaggatttattcgcggcaagttcgggaaagcaatgctcacttcccaaggagcaatTTTCATTTTCTCCGGCGTATACACAGGGGAGacagacgactcatccccgGCCTTTATTGATTCACAATGAGGGGTTATTCTCACCGAACTATTatcgtccgaatcattcattagCAACCCCTCTTTATTAAAGCGTCTACATACTACCAAGGGAATTTCCGTCGGGTTAGCAATGTTAATGTCCAAGTTAGCTAATGTAtcatgagtagccgcgacatccatattaataatattcgtaaaatagtaggcgaaacttgtaaagaataatGGACAATTtcataaaactaattcaaaacctttaaacattcaagaacatgaagaacagtttgaagaataacttgaagaaatttgaaaatctgaggaaaagtttgaataccttgaagagaatttgaagatttgtcagaaacttgatgaagatctgtcagaaaccttgaagatcttcgagaatttgtcagaagtttgaaggagggatgaagattgtcagagcgtctctctctactttctctttctagcgatttgaagatttgagggagttaatgaagattagATGAGAGGAACTGTTCCAACCaccctatttattgcagcaataaatgcctTACTTGGGACTTGAACCCTCATTAAACACAAATGGAATCCCAAAACGAAAGctgggaagtcgataagtcggtcTCCCAGTTAGGGGAAGTCATCAAAGATCTTTTCTAAGTGTTTTAGCAATATCCGTGAGGTCTACTAGTCGGACCCTCAATAAAAGGGACATGTTGCAAAATCTTTCTAAGTATCAGTCCTTAACTATAGATGGGAGGTCGAAAAGTCGAACCCCTAATGAGAGGTGTAACCTCATAAAATTCTCTAAGTAACCAGTTACCAAACTCTCATACAGTCGTCaggtccataagtcggacccccagggaGAGGGagaatatgaaaaattattctaagtctTTTAGCGCTTAAACGTGTCCAGGAAGTCAACAAGTCGGACCCTGAACTGCACCCCTAGAAACGAAAATTACTCTTAAGTATGAAAAATTGCACATTTAACCGTCCGACTTATCGATAAGGCGGATGTTATGCCGCGTCACCTTCGCTCTAAACCGCCGCCTGAGTAAAGCATGAATGAAACAAGTGCAAAGGAAGTCCGTaggatcgataagtcggactcacTGGTACATTCAGTCAATGgtgtaaaaattctaagtacaAGTGAATTCCCATACTTCCGTACGATCAAAGACACGGGCCTTCGTACTGATTTCGCGTCATAGAAGAACAAGGTGTATGTTCTTCCGtgaagtcgacaagtcggacccatAGATGGCCCTAGTCCAGgtgaaaaattctaagtatagaaGATCTCTTGTATGTCCGTGCGATTGAAGACACGGAATACGGTGCTCATTCCGTATCATGGAAGAACAAGGGGCTTGCCATGACTAGGTATTGGGAACATTTTTACTTTTCCGCAATGTCGAGTTTGTCCGTATGGTCCATAAGTCAGACCCCCAGGTGGTCCTTATCATTTCCAAAATATTCCAAGTGTGAAATATTACCGTATGATCAAAAAGTCGGATCCTCTGGTACCCtttaccatttttgaaaaattctaagtatgggagaATTTTCATGATGAACGTGTGAATTGAAGACGCGGACTCTTAGTTCGCGTCATGGTTAAGCCAAAGGCGCGGATGTTCTCCGAGAAATAATCATGCCCTTGTTAGTTTCCCGTAATCTCAGCTCAACAGAGAAGTATAGGGAATTTCCGTAGCATCAATGAAGCGGGAGCCAGGATCGGGACTCCAATTATCCTACGGCATGTTATAGGCCGCGGTTCTACGTACGAAATATGTCGGGATGTCAGGAAGATTTTGTGTTGGTCGctaagtcgataagtcggacccccctttgTGGGTCAAAActtgaaaaatattctaagtatgcAGCACGTTGTATGGGACGTCGTGGAATCAAGCCCTCGCATTTACGATTTTGCTGCTGCGGTATAATACGCCTGGGGCTACTCCGCGGCACGTTACAAGCCGCGGCTTTGTTCGTTTTTTACACGATTATTTTGAAAAGGTCGTATCTTCTTCGTCACAACTCAGAACTTGACATATGAACAGTCGATTCAGAGCTTACAAGCTCAATTTTCACGAGCCGTTAGAAGATTCGCCAGATTGGATATGTGTTCATCCGCATGGGGCTTTCGAATGTTCTCTACGATCGTGTTCCATCACTAAATCAACTCCGACGGGCACgtgtttttccgcataaaggaagatgtTTCCGGTTGTTGGGGCTCTCCcctcacatcatccttcatacgtggggctaaatgtcatggtactgtttattcaattaatttgtttatttaataattagcatcatattactaaaataccctttgaccttttcagttgaccttgactttcggtcaatgagCTTTTTTTGGAATTACCattttccttgaatggcccatgggccagttacctctaaaaaaccctaactccccaCTTTCCCACAATGtatggctctccttgtttcaagatgaataactgtccattcttcccatgaccagtccacctcccattactcccactactcccatgatagttcACTTCTTCTCAGATACAACTTCCCTTcatcaccattataaataggggctaccatcaaggAAGGAGGAGAATCTGGAAAAAATAACCTTACTAGTATCCTTACTCCCACTGCTTCATTAACCTACCCaaacacttacaatcttaaTCTCGATATCATTTACCGCATTCTTTACAATCTATTATTCAATAATCTTTGATctacgttctgacttgagcgtcggaggggtattccgggagatcaccccccggacaaggctaacgtgttgtgttgtagGAATCCAAGCCGCTTCCTTCCACGAGTAGCCGTTCCAGACAACGCTTCCATTCACAGTATtgtaagtgtcttttgcacttcctcgtttcatcaccgaaacaacTACAATAGACATATACAATTTAAGTTAATTGATTATAATAAAACTCTAAACTGACTAAATTAAACTATTTGACTATCTATTACTATACAATTacacaattaatttttattactataAGGGATTAAAATcaggtttattttttaaagttaataataattcacTCAATCTTATATGTAGTTAAAAATGATGGAATTGAAAtactatatactccctccgtttttatatgttcttctcaaatagaaattatgaattttagtgtcaaacgttgattataatttctcatcaatctatatgaaaaacatattcatgtgggatcttgataGATTCGTCTTGATAGATTCGcctcaatatatacttttgaaatatcaactttttagaattcaTGAAAACTCACAATTATAattatgacttttaattttgCATTGAAATATGCAAAAAAGTAAATGCGAAAagcaaatgaaaacaaatataGTATAAGCTTTACCTATGGAAtgataacaacaataatagcaAAATagcaaacaatttttttttataggcAAAAAACAAATAATCCCACATCAATAAGGGAACAAACCTCAAGTCTTACAACATTGTtgtaaaagaaagaaataattttaaaataaaaaagaaataatccCACATcaatatttttctgattttcctacaataatctcaagtATTTATTAACCACAAATAATCATATCTATTGACACATGTTTCCCATGGCATCCAAGTAGGTTTGAAAATCGGTTCCTGTAGGTCATTTATGACTGTTACCTTGCTCTTCATTTATATCATCTTCTTCGCGTgattttcctccattaaaatcaGTTTTCATTGTTCTTCAACTTCAAAAACCATTTGTTCTCTCATTTATCTTCTTTTTCTCCATTAAAAACTCATCTCACTCAAATCCAATATGAAAAAccataataattcaaaatgatTTTCAACTTCCAGAACTTCCATTGTTAGAGATACTCCATGACGTGAACATGGTGCTTATGCTAAATTTTGCAGACGGCTAAAAAAGGTTCAACACTTGGGTTGAGGTTCTATGGATGTGCCTATTTTCCTTTAAGAATAACATTCTgtcttttaatataattatctttattagtgtaataatttaatcaaattagggttaaatattTGTTTGTTGATTGTAGGAATccaattgtaaattttttaagtgGGAGAATTATGTATTGAACTTAGTTTTACATGGAAGAATAACTtgctttgaagaatgaaatacaATGTTAATTGATAAAATTCAACAATTAAAGGCCAAAAAAAAGACTTTGGAGGAGATTGAAACTTTGTTGAAGGTTGATATGATCAAACATGTGAATGCACAAAAAGCTTTATGTTTTGTGCTTTTAGCTTCTTAGCTATTATTTGCCGTGTTGTTATTATGTTAAGTTAGTGAGGAAGAATGACATAATGTTGTGTTTATGGGGAAAGAATGTAATGTAGATTGTGTATTTGTTCTTCCAATCTTATTTCAATCAACACTTTTTTAACTTAATCTTCAAATGTGTTACAATATTAGTTTAAAAGTAGTACATATGGGTTCAATTGCATTACATGATATGTTCAATAGCAAAAGCTTGACATTTTTGTTCAAAGCTTCTCTTAAATGAGAAGTTACATATGTCTTCAAAAGTATTACAAAAGCAATACCTCCCTACAATTTTCAATCCTATACATATGTGTTCCAAAGTAGTACAATCTTCTTAGGGAATATTAGTTGATTCTCAAGTTAAGTTTACATCAACATAACTTTAGCTAAGCTTACAAGCCCTTTCTCCTTTCTTTAAACCCTGTAAACAAACCAATACAACTAATGTCAATGCACTCAGTCTTAGTTGTTATATTGTTATAAAAAGACTACTTAAGTTTCAAACATACCTCAGCACTTGCCGTACCTCCTCTAATACCCTTTTCGGTCATAATTGTTCTATTACCCATGCCTAATGTACTTGGTTGTGCAATCATCTCATGATGGGATGTAGTAGTCAATCTATGACCTTACTCAACATTCTTTCTTGGTCTTCTCCTTTTCCTTTTCGAAGGATTTTTTTCAATAAACTTACCCTTATCGGAACATTTACGTTTGTTCTGTCTAGGTGTTTTTTACAAATagtacaagtcattaacaaccCAGACCAAGGGAGCACGGGTATCGATCATCCATCGTCTTTCCTCACCTAGACCCTATTTTCGAGCGGAATATAGGGTTGATGATGATTAACAACCCATGTCTTGTCAATCTTCTAGGTTTGTTAGGATTTGCATGGGGAC
This genomic interval carries:
- the LOC130802389 gene encoding uncharacterized protein LOC130802389 isoform X1, producing MDVAATHDTLANLDINIANPTEIPLVVCRRFNKEGLLMNDSDDNSSVRITPHCESIKAGDESSVSPVYTPEKMKIAPWEVSIAFPNLPRINPDLDGLLYVDMENVEVSTESSGRESAAPVPPPFYIPNGGPLNYFIDLQTKRDLESRREAISQKWGLKEDINIITPGNYDTVRFPPPYCIAVYFPSFELGLRFSLHPFFREVLDFLNLFVPELYPNAWGCMVAFLILCKVLAVPPTLTAFRYIFRARLCNSQLHGCGWITFTHRRGLKIVHDLPDNQKGYRTKFAYLYNSRGWNIKTSFDIKPNLSGFNNGIPQCSFDDAVIIEYAKMDVQLGRKPMNVQLNWIPGRPELENENLLSAFGISLAIDPSKSRRIPFSLFIVFYLFLTLDFSGVSKENLRAKNPDLMKKFSVMRFAQGANQRAAEKPLPLPPKDSATVEKGLDDVHSQQEALRLFEERKRIHIPDESERAIPQTRDAKKKSGKERKRKRDSSSHGESTAKRASGDTIHTAVPLRMRPSVEEASSPQAASVPISDKDKEKVGESSAAPDSQFAEVYRRREVPPFRHETPFTKLGHKGLIVRFNRATSNLVSKVDVDLLESMSLRDRVRRAQASAAEAFVRLAFELNVSRQSAADQETLASLTSRCEELNGELLKLREDLPGLKEKLAKCSELKERLVQTEQWREKARKQLEETVGNLDAASSKSATLGHEIGRLMDIHAMLVHQNQRLMQQVAADSANFKMVLSAAKVYKLCLGRKARIARDWLTSDEPEA
- the LOC130802389 gene encoding uncharacterized protein LOC130802389 isoform X2, which produces MDVAATHDTLANLDINIANPTEIPLVVCRRFNKEGLLMNDSDDNSSVRITPHCESIKAGDESSVSPVYTPEKMKIAPWEVSIAFPNLPRINPDLDGLLYVDMENVEVSTESSGRESAAPVPPPFYIPNGGPLNYFIDLQTKRDLESRREAISQKWGLKEDINIITPGNYDTVRFPPPYCIAVYFPSFELGLRFSLHPFFREVLDFLNLFVPELYPNAWGCMVAFLILCKVLAVPPTLTAFRYIFRARLCNSQLHGCGWITFTHRRGLKIVHDLPDNQKGYRTKFAYLYNSRGWNIKTSFDIKPNLSGFNNGIPQCSFDDAVIIEYAKMDVQLGRKPMNVQLNWIPGRPELENENLLSAFGISLAIDPRVSKENLRAKNPDLMKKFSVMRFAQGANQRAAEKPLPLPPKDSATVEKGLDDVHSQQEALRLFEERKRIHIPDESERAIPQTRDAKKKSGKERKRKRDSSSHGESTAKRASGDTIHTAVPLRMRPSVEEASSPQAASVPISDKDKEKVGESSAAPDSQFAEVYRRREVPPFRHETPFTKLGHKGLIVRFNRATSNLVSKVDVDLLESMSLRDRVRRAQASAAEAFVRLAFELNVSRQSAADQETLASLTSRCEELNGELLKLREDLPGLKEKLAKCSELKERLVQTEQWREKARKQLEETVGNLDAASSKSATLGHEIGRLMDIHAMLVHQNQRLMQQVAADSANFKMVLSAAKVYKLCLGRKARIARDWLTSDEPEA